In the genome of Desulfovibrio desulfuricans, one region contains:
- the dksA gene encoding RNA polymerase-binding protein DksA, whose amino-acid sequence MDHKDLEYFRKLLSGMLEEAKQKGDSTLEELTDSNEVFADPADRATAESDRAFTLRIRDRERRLIRKIQAALTRIDDGTYGICEECGDDISVPRLKARPVTRLCINCKAKQEEDEHLRGD is encoded by the coding sequence ATGGATCACAAGGATTTGGAATATTTTCGCAAGCTTCTTTCTGGCATGCTTGAAGAAGCTAAGCAAAAGGGCGACAGCACCCTTGAAGAACTGACGGATAGCAACGAAGTGTTCGCCGACCCGGCTGACCGCGCCACTGCAGAATCCGACAGGGCTTTTACCCTGCGTATCCGTGACCGTGAGCGCCGCCTGATCCGCAAGATTCAGGCAGCCCTCACCCGCATAGATGATGGAACCTACGGGATTTGCGAAGAGTGCGGCGACGACATCAGCGTCCCCCGCCTCAAGGCCCGGCCTGTTACGCGGTTGTGCATCAACTGCAAGGCCAAGCAGGAAGAAGACGAACACCTTCGCGGCGATTAG